tggttatATTTCAGAGGCCACTGTACTCTTGGGACCCTTGGTTTAgcagatttttcttttgtagccttccccagatctgtgccttgcaacaatcctgtttcTGGAACCTGTGCTAAAGtatttttgcaaagggtctgaatacttgtgtcaatgtgatatttaagtttttttttctttacatttgcaaaaatgtctaaaagtctgttttcactttgttatgatGGGATACCGATTTATCAGGATTTTTAATGACTACGTGAAATACTGCTAGGATTTAGAATTAACCCCAATCTGAAATTGACAGTATAAATTACTAGGATTCATGATATAAAAACCTAGTGAAAGTTTCCTACCTGTATCCTCATGACAGTAAAATCTGGCACTGGAGGATCGTAGAGGGACACGTAGGGGTCTGAGGCATCTTGGACACATGGGAAGATTTTAGAGCTGGCAGGAGCCGGGGTGTAGTTCAGCATCTCGCACAGCGTGTTCACATCGATGTATTTTGGTGTTAGACCAGCTCTCACTGTGTTGTCAGAGCATGCCATGCACTCGATACAGTCTAAACAGAGAAGAGAAGCATGTTTTAGATTGGGGTAGTGGGGTCTCTTAAGTAGAGAAATCAATTCTCCACAGACAGTCCAATAATGTAAGATAACCTGCAATGAAGGTAAGATGTTAAAAGTATAAAAGGAGTTATTTCTTCTCTTCCATTTGTCCTTTTTAATATTGCTAATGGTGTTTTTTTAAGGCTAGTCAGCAACAGCTGTAAATTTAACTGTAGTATGGATACATGAATGGACATGATCCATTCAATGCCTGCTGCTACTCTGTCATACAGGAATGCTTAAAGGATGCTGAGGCTGTATCAGTGTAAACAACTGATGAACACCTAACCAttttagtgtcatttttttgcctgtttaagaGCTAGATTAATCTTATGAAAGAAAACATTATCTGACCTCCATAAATATACGCATGAGGCTCATTGGCTCCAAGGAACATGGCCTGTCCTGGTTCCAGTACCAAATAGTTGAGGAAGTAGATGGAGAAGCAGCCAATGTCTCCAGGATACTGGGAGTGTAAGCGGAGCAACAGATCACCATTACTGCTGGATGTGTCCTTTCCTGCTGCACCTGCATGAGacataaacacataaaagaTATCtgtaagaaacatttcaaaagagCAAATTCACATATTTTAGCATTAGTAAGGTGTGATTTTCAGTGCATTCTATCCGTATGCAAACAAAGACACTCGGCCAGAACTTGTGGTTCCTTTCCATCCCCTCCCTGACTCTGGGACATGAAGACACAGGCTAGAGAAGCACTGTCAGCATTTCAACTAGGAATAGCtgcattttgtgtctttatATCAGCAGGATTTGGGTGAGTTTACAtcattattttgctgccttttctgctaataaaacattttctgattCCATCTTTTTGATGCCTTCATCTGTCTTTGTAAAGCTGTGTAGACTGTTGCTGCCATTTGTTGTGATGTCTTTCAGGCAAACTTGTGCTTCAGTAAGTTTCATAACTTGGTCAGAGTCAGCTCTTGTGTATCTTTCTTTTAAACATGCTTGCATCAGTGACCAAATACTATGATGAAACTGAAGATTGTGTGAACATATTGAACAATCCACTCATGGTGTAAATAACTTAAGACTCTAATATTACATACAGGAACAAAAAGAATCACTTCTACACACATATGCTGTACTTTTCTGACTCTTGGGTGCTCTTTTGAcatgattaattaaaaaaaacctttgttgATAAAACTGGATTCCCCCCCCTTATTTAAGCCTCTTAATATCGTATTTCAGCCTCTTCCTTACCTTCTTCAGTGACTCTCTTGACCAGCATGTTCAGCTGATCTACAAACACCTTCTTCTCACAGTTCATCATCCTGGTGAAGCACTTTTTCAGCACCTGACTCGTCTGAACTGCATCTCCCATGCAGCCTTGCAGCTCCTCTGCCGCCTCACTGCCCACCAGAGCACGAAACTCTGGCACAGCTAATggattcacacatgcacaaaatatgaatttatCTTACAGTACACAGTTCTATATATAcatcatatataaatatattaatgtcataaatcaGTCTAAAGCATGTTTTGATCATCTGAGACTTACATTTAAGGAATCCCAGGATTTCCTCCACTGGTCTGAAGCCACAGAGGCCCTGGAAGCGGGTGAGGGCAATCGCCATCTCTGGCTTGTGGTTGTTGTCGGGATAGTGCTCCGGAAACTGAGCATGGAGATGAGCAGCTAGCTCCTGACCAAACCATAAAAGAGAAAGAGGGTTAACAAAGAGGGCAGACTGAGAATATGAGATAGACATCAAACTGTTTtatgcactgaaaaaaaatccatgataaAATCATTTCCCTCTTCAGAGTAATGATTCACTTGCACAGAATTTGAACATTGTGTAGGTGTATGTGTACTCACTCTGTTGGGATGAGCCTGTATGGACAGGGCTGTATTGACAGAGAGGACTTTGAAGAGGAAGGGCAGCTGACCATGGAAGGTGTCTTTGACCTTGGAGCCCAAGCAGGCGGGGAAGTGGGCGATCCACTGGCCCAGCGTGGTCTGCGCAATCCTGTTGTCTTTGATCTGGGCATCGCCTTTCGGGTGGGCACCCATCCACAGCTGGCAAACATAGCAGAGATGACTTTGAGTAAGTGCTTCACCTTACTCAGGTGTAGGAAATAAGGAAATTAATGTGAAATGCCCTAATTATTAACCAATGATGGCCTCTGAATCCTTATTAAACCTACATTGAATTCCCCACTAAAAGTTTAAACTGAAAGTTGAAAATAGACTTTTAATCCCCTCTTTATTCTCTTGTAACAAAGATTTTACTATCAGACATGTACGTTTAATCAATACATCAAATCCTTTAATCTGACGTGGTTTCTCCTCAGTGAGAGGGGAGGAATCCAAACCATCACACTCAGTAAATCACTCTGGATAAGAGGGTTACTCTaatgctttaaatgtaaatgaaggATTTTGTCTGTCAAGGGCACACACTTGTTGATGGACAAACACTGAATGCGACTGCAACACAAAAACCAGTAACTTCTCCAGTACAGGCTGGTTTACTTTAACTTGCTCCCTTATTCAGCTTTAAGGTTCTGGTCAAGTTACAGTCTTGGTTActtaaaaataagattaaaacaCGCACACAGCTCTTTAAGTTAGCCTATCTCTTGTGCATAACTGTGGACAACATAAGTTTTACACAacatgatatcaaatatttcaaaggtgataaaatataaaaaatataatcagACTGCTTCGCCTGTTCAACTGTGTTCAACAGTGACATAATATGCTGTAATGTAATATTAAGCCTCTATATAACCCTCTGAAGATAACCATGAGTGCTCATATGACCAACCATGACATGTGACATTAATGTGGCTTGCTGTATTTGAAAATGTCACCACTGCCATAAGTGTAAGTGATGACCTTCAGGACAAACCCTGCAGACCTGCAGCAGCTAAATAAAGAAAGACTTGTGAAATGCATGACAAGAGCAAGGCTCTCTGCCAAGACACAGAGGAACAACACCACACTTTATGCCCCGAATAATCTAAAAATACAGAACGGATGCTGCTTCTTTGTGCGGGGAGCAAAGTTTTTAGATCTTTGAGATTCTGCAATGCAGAGACAAATTGTAGCCTAGTGAGCAAATGCAGTACAAGTGAATTCCTCTTCATCATTTAGAATGGACATCTACAGGAAATGCTACAATTCAATGGCacctttttttgtgtaaaacGTCTTAAGATGATAAAATACACCCCGTCTGTAACTGATAGGGCTCAAGTATCTGCCACAAGGACCAGTCTTATTTGACCCTTGGTCATTTAAAATAGGAATGACTTTACCTCTGCATAGGGCTTGCCATCCTCTATGACAGCAAGTGGGTCTCCACCCATGACCAGTTTGGCCACCTCGCTGTCCTGACCGATCTTCCCCCACGCATAGTTTTGCACAGCACAGGTAAGGGGAAAAACTGTGGGGGGAAAACAACGAGTTTGCAATCTTGATACAAAAGGCAACTGAAAACTAACACAGGGTCGACAGTACCTTTGGACTGATAAAAACATAATCTGTGACATAGGCATATGATGTATCTGGATACGTGTCTTTAATGCTAGATCTATCCGAATATCACCCAAACGTACTACCCTCCACACTGCATACCCTACATTGTGTGTTCACATTATAAGCTTCTTAGCTCAAAAAGGCGTGGCATATTTTGACagtgataaataataataaaaaaaagagccTGCCTAATTTTACAGTCATTATGCAGTAAACCAGAGGGGCAGGTTCCACTGGGGATACATTATTTGGCAGAACACCGGCCAGCTGACGATGCAACGTTCATTGACAGAAACGCTCACAGTAAGCAGGTTTACATTTGCGAGGGACTGAGTCAGTTCACCAGATTGGATTGCTACACTTACCTTGTGGCTTCAGACGTTTTTAATGTTCGTCAAGAAATGCAAGATACGTGTTATTTCGAATCACTGGCTACGTCAACGGTGCTTCTTCAAACAATATCCGCGTCCCATTACAACAAGCAAAACGCCGGTTGAAATAACGATACGGATGCTCAACAACAATTATATTCGGTCCGTTGTTTTCTAAAACCACTATCAGATATAACGGCGTGTTAATAAACCGCTGCACCACTTCCTGGTTCGATATTTGCAACAGAAACGGGTTATTTGTAACACTTAAAGGAGGAGAAAATCCCACTCACCTCTTACTTCCTCCATGGCTGCAACGTCGGCTGTCAGACCGTAGGTGACGTCACGACTCAAACAACAGCCACGTAGATTTTTTCGCTTGTTAAATCTCCCTCCATGATTGAAATagcaaaatatatataatttatatcATTAGAAGCcgataaaaaaatctttatttatttatttatctatgtctttatttgtttatttatttattcatatattcattcatttattattattattattaattattatttaattcaAACTTTATTACGGACACGAGGTCCagataaaataacaacaaaacgCATAAAATGACAGCACAAGACATGTTttcataaagtgaaaaaaaaagttcatacATTCAATTTGGTACAAAACCATAAAAAGTAGTTTACACTTAAAAGAGGCATCTGTACTCATATTTTCATAATATGATGAATCTAAAAGTACTGTATCTGATATCAGTCAGGGCCAAAATGATTGTGTTCCCAGTGAAATCAAGTTGGCAGATAAATCTATACACCAGATTTCTTAATACAGCATGTAGAGTATTAACTCCTGCAGTTACAAACATCCCACTTGCACTGCaccatcttgttttttttcagtaataatCTCAGTGCATCTTCATAGGCTATAGGCTACTCTGCATACTTATTATTACGATcgatagtagtagtagtataaGTAGTGGTAGTAGCCGGTAATTAGCATAATAATTCTCATTTGAGAGTAAATTAAATTTTCTTTCAGCCTAATGATTTGTACCCCAATTTTTTTGatacagaaaagaagaaaaaacaaaaacattcaagcTTTCTGTAGACATATCAAATAAATTCTGCAATTTACAACGGCTTAAATTAATGCAAGATCAAAATCCGCATAAATTTTGACCTACTAGCCTGGCCAAGTCtagataaataaaatgctgTATCCAGTGGCATTTGTAGACTATGCCTGAATTTTAAATAgtcttttaactttaaactgtcaaCATAATCTTTGTAAACAAGATTTGGTGTAATTGTTTTATGGGCTTAATTCCCCTTAGTTATGCCTGAATTTCCCGTGCGTGTGCAATTTACGGCACTAAAATGAACCAAATTATGATATCTAACGCTTTATCTAGAACGTCACCTATCCTGTCTACTACCTACTTGAATTCTCCAAGTGTCTTTTTTAGTCACCAGATTGTGGAACCATTTTAAAAGAAGGCTAGTTACGTGTCAGTCTTATAGAGTCTTATAGGCCATTCTAAACGTTTACATAACATTTTTTGAAGAACTTTTTATGGAAGGATTAACCTTCCAACGATGTATCACCCAACTGCAAGCCACAGGTGGCGCGCTTTCCTTCGTAAACGTTGTATGTGTGTCAACCATAGGTGTCAACTTAACACGTCATGGCCCAGCTGGTTGAGTGCGCCTGCGCGGTAAACTTCATTCGAGGAAGTGGCAGGGGAGACGTATCAGACGAAAGTGGAGAGTTTGCTGTTTATACCCAGTTTCAAAGAAGATAACACAGCGCgaaacttttcaaaatgtcGGGATATGATAGCAACCCTTTTGCGGAGCCAGTGGGCGAAAACCCTTTCAACGTAAGTATGCGTTTTTAGATTTCGTTTAGACACAGTTAAGCTTTGGTGCTGACATATCGTCCGTTAAAAGGTAGCCAACACGCCAGGAAACTAGCTGGGTGGATGTGGGGGAGGGATTTGCTTCAGCTCTCTTGAAAGCTATTTGGTTAAAAGAGCGAGATTGGCAAGACAGCAGCCAATCAGCGGGCTTGGTTTGAAAATGGGGCGGGGTGCCTTGCGAACTTAGTTGCAGGAAGTTAAACTGTAGCCAACTAGGAATGTATGTCAACCCGTTTAAAGCTACTTAATAACTATTAAGTTTTCTACTTTGATTTATTCGTGTTATGATTTGGAATTTATACTGTGTTGGCTGAGATCTGATAGAATTTAGGAGTCCTGTAATGCCTCTTAGACTACTTAAAGACCCTAGTACAGTTTTCAGGATAACCTCTTTAACGTATTCTGCTGGCTTTCACTTCAAAGAGACTTTGAAAGCTAAAGGACGTGGTCTGGAAATCTATTCAGTCTATACAAGCCTGAAACTTCATTGTATTTGTGTCTTCAAAATTGATTTTAACTTATAACTTCCTTTGATTACAGCTAAAAGCTGCGAGCTGGAAGTAGGCCATCTAACATGTGTTGCCTTCTGGCTAAAGTGGCTGAAATACTGATGAAAGTTTTCTTTGTTCACATCTGAAAGTGCTTTCAAAAGTAAAGGATCAATAGGAAATATTTTTATCCTTGTGTTTTAGAACATGAATTCATACCACACTCCCTAAAACTGAGCAAAAAGTTGCATGGATTGCATTATTTCCAACCATATGTCACCAtcattctttttaaaatagGCGCATATGTGATTGAATATTGTGTATTAGTAAAGTCTGGGACTGTACGAATGTTTTGACAGAGATTTACTCAttcaaagagcaaaaaaaattttattttcaaatttatcaAACTACATAACTACTTGATGCTTTGTTTATATAGAATAAGAAGCTACTACATATACAGGTTTGCTCTCAGGCTGTCAAAATTTGTAATGTTGAGATACTTTTTAgttacacattttaaatgttttagtctttattatttttgtgatCCATTGTATTAAAAAGCTCCCAAACAGTAACTATTTCATTAGAGTgatacagtgcttataaaattATTCACCCTCTAGGATGTTTTACCCtattattggttttataaatcaaccatggtcaatattatttgacttttttttgccaaaaaacactttaatgtcaaactttaacaacagatttctacaaagtcatgtcaattaaataaactGATGTAAGGTTAAATAAATCATTACATAAATATTCCCCCCCTCAAGTCAGTGTTTAACAGATGTACcgttggctgtaatcacagcactgattctgtgtggataggtctcagtcaggcttgtgCATCTGGACACTGCGAATcaactccattcttctttgtaaaactgctcaagctctgtcaggttgcacagggattagGTTTGAACAGGacctttcaagtccagccacaaattctctataggatggaggtctgagctttgactctgcctctctagTTTTCGcagtatgcttcgggtcattgtcttgctgtaaaataaatctcaaaagctgtagttctcttgaagactgaacaagattgtcctccaagacTTTCCTAACTTTACAAGGCTGAgaagaagcacccccacagcatgatgctgccaccaccctgcttcacagtggagatggtgtgtttgtggtggtgtgcaGTGCCTGGTGTCCCCTAAACATAgttttgtctgatggcaaataaagcaccattttggtctcatcagactaaagaattTTCTTACTTGACCATTGAGtatcccacatgccttttggggaATTCTTGTGGAGATTTAAAGAGTTTTCTTCCCAGTGGATTTCTccttgccactctcccataaagctttgactggtgaagaacccaggcaacatttgttgtatgcagagtctctcccattgtcttagtggcctctctcattagtctccttcttgcatggtcactcagccTGATAGGTAGCtttgcacatgtgccatatACTTCacatttcttgataatggatttaactgaactttttaactttttttcagtAGTGCCTTggaacctttttttctgagttgcttggagtgttcttttgtcttcacggtgtaatggtagccaagaatactgattagccagtgactggaccttccacacgcaggtgtctttgtactacaaTCTCTAGAGACACcgtttgtcaaaataaaaaagccaaattatatcaaccatgattgatttctaaaatcagtgaaatggtaaaacatccaagagggtgaatactttatatagCCCCTGTATGGGgaggaatgaatccatcaaaGTTGAAGGCAAAGGTAGTAATAGCGAAGAACTTTTGATAatcaaaaaacaagaaattacttcatttttgGTGCccaggacttctgtttttattgccaGTGTAAAACAGCTTTTGATATACTTTGATATTTTAGGCTTAAGTATCAATATCAAAATGTAGTATTTTGGTGTAGTGACATCCCTAATCTGTTCAACCATCCCTGCCTCttgatatttatttatacacacacacacacggagtACAAGGTACGTTTAAAAACATATAAGAAATAAGAATTCTGTGTGAGGGTGAGGTAGATttgaattttgatataaaactttgaatacaaatgaacaaatcagagcaacatcaaaaatggtcaacaaCTGTAGTTTGAGAAAGAGTGAAGAACTTGGTGCATCATATTTGGAAAAGGTAGCTGATCTTACAGATTTCTTGTGAAGCTGCAGTATTTTAACATAActtgcagcttttattttttgctatCCGTTTATCAAACTCattgattaaaacatttatacTTCTAGGTTTAATCCCCTTGTGGTTTCACTTTGGAGTTTACCCTGGATTCTTTTTAAGTAGTGGATCACCCAGCTTTATTGTTTGTAGCTGTAAAGCCATTAAAGCAGTAACTTACTTTTCCAGGCATCAAGGCAGAGATTTCTGTCATATGTCTTATCTTGCAGTACAAATTAGGTTTAGTTTGCAAGAAGGTTGCTTAACATGCACTCTTTCTTCTTCATTACTGTGGTTTGTTTCCGACACATGACAACTCAGTCACAAGGACATTTTTCACAAATATGTGAAATGGTcaagatcagtgttaattttggcagctatttttaattttagtcttagtctcttgaagaaatgtcttttagttttagtcacattttagtcatttgtatccttttcaattttagtctagttttagtcgacgaaaactcaaaacattttagtccataaaagtcctcacattttagtttttacttgcagtccaagcatttattttcttgcctaaatctggtaccaaatcatggtagtgtgttctatgcaccctgctaaacctgggaAGCAGAATAGCTGTAGATGCtttgtttttgacaaatttacctaCAATGGATAAACATTACAAATTTTTAATGTCTGGTGAAGACTACAgtacatttttgtctatttttcgTCATCTTGGCGAAAACTAGacttacttttagtccattttagtcatcacagatctatttttgttagtcttagtctagtttttgtcatggaaaaaagactgCAGACgcacatttttagtcatagttttagtcgacaaaatcaacactggtcAAGATGGACTATGAAATCCAAATTAAATTTAGGTACATTGATGAGTTTGCAGAGTTAATGAAGTCTGACTAAGCAACAGAGGCACCTGGAAGTTAGGGCCATGAAACATCATAAACCactggttctcaaactggggtccaggGACCCCTCAGGGTCTGTGAGCCAAAGCTGGGGGTCTCACAGATTGATTCAAAATACATTATTAAAGTGATaccatgtcattaaaaagcaaacaaatgcATACAAGGACCACAGcgccataaaacaaccatactaaaccgATGACTCCtacataagtcagctttgggccaaaAAAACCCTCAGATATGATTGTGGCCCAAAACCACAAATgtgaacctgaccacaacctcagaaaaagcacagagcgTTTCTTATTTGGGTGCTCAAAGgatcacaaaaagtaagaagccacactcaattggacaagagcttgtatttaAGTTGAAGAGTCAAAATACAGCATCTAAGAGTGCAAATGGCAGTTATATGTTTAATCAGCATGAGGGTTATGTGGGGATCCATGGTTTGCAATTGAACAGATCACTCAAGGATAAGGATATGAAATTCTCTGTAACATGTGATGGAAATGACTGTCATTATGATGAATTTCAGATTCTGATGAAGCCTACTGTCGGTTACGTTGCATAACTGTCACTTTTACAGTTGTTCAAAGTCACACTTTGTTGTATCAGGTGCACAATGGCAGTGACGTCAGTGCAGAGACGACCAGACCGCTGTTTGTTTGCTGGGTGTGGAAGTGGCTGAATAAATAACTGAGTAGCAGCTGGAATATGTTGTCTAGCACTAAAcactattttgtttttataaagctgCATTCTAAGATGAGATTTAGTTTTTAATATTCATATGAtgctttatttgaaaaaaatccaaggaaGCAATGCTGAAAAACCCATTTGAATGTTAAATGTTCTTCCTTTAATTGTCTGCAGTGTGTAATCGTGTATATCTAATCACTGTAGAGCTGTAAATTTGCAATTTTGAGGTTGGCTTAACTCCATTCAGTCGCAATAATCATCTGCAGTTTTGAAACTGCAATAACAGCCACACCTGAAATCAACAGTTGTCACAGCAGATCCTGCTTCCTGGTACGAAGACTTTAAGTCTAACTACAATCCAGATTTATATTCCCAATTTGTAACAACACACATTTAGGTTAAAGTTAGTTCAACATGACATTATTGGTAGGGAATTTTACATCAATACAAATGTGGACGTGCTGAAGATGTGCCAAATACGTACTGTTTGTGCGTCTTCTACACACTCCCTCAGTTCAAACATCATGTCGTCTTGTTTTGGCTTGTCTCGTGTAAATCCTCATTTCAGAGAGGCTTAGTGGTTTTGGACATCAGTTGAATTTATCCATTTCTGTTTGTAATGTGTCATCACAGCAGTCTCTCAGTGGTGATTCAGCACATCTTTTTCCCACTCTTACACTGGGGTGCGTGGTAAACACATTTTGCATGATAATACATTTTGCATTCTTCATTTGACAGAAACCTTTTAAGCTCTCCCTCTGCCACGTATCATCTCCCAAGGCAGGATGATGTTTCTGAAAGTGTTACTGATCTTCAATCTGCAGCTGAGATCAGTTTTATTAGATCACATTTCTGCTTCAAAATAGTACAAAAGGAGTGTAACTGCTTAGACTTCTCTGTGTTTCCTGCTGGGAATGATAACAGGTGTGTCATGAGTAAATAAGTAGACATGAGTAAGGGTGCActttcagtcacatgatcagTGAATGACGAGGTGGTTTATCATATGAGGCTGTGGTTCT
The sequence above is a segment of the Cheilinus undulatus linkage group 9, ASM1832078v1, whole genome shotgun sequence genome. Coding sequences within it:
- the mpi gene encoding mannose-6-phosphate isomerase isoform X1, translated to MEEVRVFPLTCAVQNYAWGKIGQDSEVAKLVMGGDPLAVIEDGKPYAELWMGAHPKGDAQIKDNRIAQTTLGQWIAHFPACLGSKVKDTFHGQLPFLFKVLSVNTALSIQAHPNRELAAHLHAQFPEHYPDNNHKPEMAIALTRFQGLCGFRPVEEILGFLKSVPEFRALVGSEAAEELQGCMGDAVQTSQVLKKCFTRMMNCEKKVFVDQLNMLVKRVTEEGAAGKDTSSSNGDLLLRLHSQYPGDIGCFSIYFLNYLVLEPGQAMFLGANEPHAYIYGDCIECMACSDNTVRAGLTPKYIDVNTLCEMLNYTPAPASSKIFPCVQDASDPYVSLYDPPVPDFTVMRIQVPASVKQYTVASVDSASILLVIDGDATATSVAALSDVTLRRGTVLFVSANESVSLHITSPSGMSMFRACCLL
- the mpi gene encoding mannose-6-phosphate isomerase isoform X2, translated to MGGDPLAVIEDGKPYAELWMGAHPKGDAQIKDNRIAQTTLGQWIAHFPACLGSKVKDTFHGQLPFLFKVLSVNTALSIQAHPNRELAAHLHAQFPEHYPDNNHKPEMAIALTRFQGLCGFRPVEEILGFLKSVPEFRALVGSEAAEELQGCMGDAVQTSQVLKKCFTRMMNCEKKVFVDQLNMLVKRVTEEGAAGKDTSSSNGDLLLRLHSQYPGDIGCFSIYFLNYLVLEPGQAMFLGANEPHAYIYGDCIECMACSDNTVRAGLTPKYIDVNTLCEMLNYTPAPASSKIFPCVQDASDPYVSLYDPPVPDFTVMRIQVPASVKQYTVASVDSASILLVIDGDATATSVAALSDVTLRRGTVLFVSANESVSLHITSPSGMSMFRACCLL